In Flammeovirgaceae bacterium 311, one DNA window encodes the following:
- a CDS encoding DNA topoisomerase (COG3569 Topoisomerase IB) gives MAEEKIVKLIYVTDDEPGYRRKKWGRGHQYFDPAGSRISRDELKDRLKTLVIPPMWENVWICKRKNGHLQVTGYDEKGRKQYLYHPLWQEYRSRHKFDKMIEFGHALPRIREQVAKDLRRKGWPKEKILALVVSILDETHVRIGNREYLKENNTYGLTTLRRKHLVLEDGEATFTYKAKHGIEQKVTIDNKKLVKLIKECSELPGYELFRYQEGALAGQAVDSGDVNEYLKEISGEDFSSKNFRTWGGTVTTVERLEDAIEDITENPKRELTPTLVKKVAERLGNTEAVCREYYIHPCVLDSVDSGYLLQSLRRFKTTDQGPYGLRPLEQVTLKVLEKQQKEHEVTIEIVDKKNLSGSTVIKNNIKAEAHKKSA, from the coding sequence ATGGCAGAGGAGAAAATAGTTAAATTAATATATGTTACTGATGACGAACCTGGCTATCGCAGAAAAAAGTGGGGCCGTGGACATCAGTATTTTGATCCGGCGGGAAGCAGGATCTCGAGAGATGAACTAAAGGACAGGCTGAAAACCCTGGTAATTCCCCCCATGTGGGAAAACGTATGGATCTGCAAGCGCAAAAACGGCCATTTGCAGGTAACAGGTTACGACGAAAAGGGGCGCAAACAATACCTGTACCATCCACTATGGCAGGAGTACCGCAGCCGGCATAAGTTCGATAAAATGATCGAATTTGGCCATGCACTACCACGCATACGTGAGCAGGTAGCTAAAGACTTAAGAAGAAAGGGCTGGCCTAAAGAGAAAATTCTGGCACTGGTGGTATCCATACTGGACGAAACCCATGTACGGATTGGCAACCGGGAGTACCTTAAGGAAAATAATACTTACGGCCTTACCACCCTTCGCCGCAAACACCTGGTGCTGGAAGATGGCGAGGCCACTTTTACCTACAAAGCCAAGCATGGTATAGAGCAAAAGGTAACCATTGACAATAAAAAGCTGGTAAAGCTGATTAAGGAATGTAGTGAACTACCCGGTTACGAACTTTTCAGATACCAGGAAGGCGCACTGGCCGGCCAGGCGGTAGACAGCGGCGATGTAAACGAGTATTTAAAGGAAATTAGCGGCGAAGACTTCAGCAGCAAAAACTTTCGCACCTGGGGAGGCACTGTAACAACCGTAGAACGGCTGGAGGATGCGATTGAGGATATCACAGAAAATCCCAAGCGGGAATTAACCCCTACCCTGGTAAAGAAAGTGGCAGAGCGTTTAGGTAATACCGAAGCTGTTTGCCGGGAGTACTATATACATCCCTGTGTGCTGGATAGTGTCGACAGCGGTTATCTGCTGCAAAGCCTGCGAAGATTTAAAACTACAGATCAGGGGCCTTATGGCCTCAGGCCATTAGAGCAGGTTACGCTTAAAGTGCTTGAGAAGCAGCAAAAGGAGCATGAGGTAACAATTGAAATCGTAGACAAAAAGAACCTGTCGGGTTCCACGGTTATCAAAAATAATATTAAAGCAGAAGCCCATAAAAAAAGCGCCTGA
- a CDS encoding hypothetical protein (COG0401 Uncharacterized homolog of Blt101) has product MTFLEIILAIFFPPLAVGMRYGLGGKFFVNVLLTIIGIVPGIIHAFVVLSRR; this is encoded by the coding sequence ATGACATTTTTAGAAATCATACTTGCCATCTTTTTTCCGCCCCTGGCTGTAGGTATGCGCTATGGTCTGGGAGGCAAATTTTTTGTAAATGTACTACTTACTATCATTGGCATTGTGCCTGGTATTATACATGCATTTGTGGTGCTAAGCCGCCGGTAA
- a CDS encoding outer membrane protein (COG4775 Outer membrane protein/protective antigen OMA87) produces MKSRFAALALVLLGICFSYQSSANSTTTTYLTDTTLQKQKGSWVALPVLYYSPETRLGFGVLGMHLFKPRGADTLTRTSNIQAYVLYTINKQLLISPRYTIFFPQDKYTLQGNLAYFSFPQFYYCIGNKLPEENEELVDYTLFRLENKFMKKLTPAIFAGPQWNYYQVYDVVPVAEGLLETTKPNGWNGYRASGLGLVAAYDTRDVVVNPSGGAFLEVSTTFNTSFFGSEYRFSRYNLDARRYFTLNKKGHVLALQGIAQLTSGDVPFLEHPALGGDRIMRGYYEGRYRDKQHLAAQAEYRAPLFWRIGAVAFAGLGEVAPSLDRFELDEVKPSYGLGLRFLVNKAERVNIRLDYGWGKDTSGFYLEITEAF; encoded by the coding sequence ATGAAAAGCCGCTTTGCTGCTTTAGCCCTTGTGCTGTTGGGAATATGCTTTTCTTATCAGAGCAGTGCAAACAGCACTACCACTACATACCTGACAGACACGACCCTGCAAAAACAGAAGGGTAGCTGGGTAGCCCTGCCCGTGCTCTACTACTCTCCCGAAACCCGCCTGGGCTTTGGGGTACTGGGCATGCACCTGTTTAAACCTCGCGGAGCCGATACCCTCACCCGCACCTCCAACATACAGGCATATGTATTGTACACCATCAATAAGCAGTTACTGATCTCGCCACGCTATACCATTTTCTTCCCGCAGGATAAGTACACCCTGCAGGGAAACCTGGCTTACTTTAGTTTTCCGCAATTTTACTACTGCATTGGCAACAAACTGCCGGAAGAAAACGAAGAGCTGGTGGATTACACCCTTTTCAGGCTGGAAAACAAGTTCATGAAAAAGCTGACACCAGCCATTTTTGCCGGCCCACAGTGGAATTACTACCAGGTATACGATGTAGTGCCGGTAGCAGAAGGACTTTTAGAAACGACAAAACCCAACGGTTGGAATGGTTACAGAGCCTCGGGCCTTGGCCTTGTAGCCGCTTACGACACCCGCGATGTAGTGGTAAACCCTTCAGGCGGTGCCTTTCTGGAAGTGAGCACCACCTTTAACACTTCCTTTTTTGGAAGCGAATACCGTTTTTCCAGGTATAACCTGGATGCCCGCAGGTACTTTACCCTGAACAAGAAAGGGCATGTACTGGCCCTGCAGGGTATTGCCCAGCTAACCAGCGGTGATGTTCCGTTCCTGGAGCACCCGGCACTGGGTGGCGACAGGATCATGCGCGGCTATTACGAGGGCCGCTACCGCGACAAACAGCACCTGGCCGCACAAGCCGAATACCGGGCGCCGCTTTTCTGGCGTATTGGTGCAGTAGCCTTTGCCGGCTTAGGCGAGGTTGCCCCTTCCCTGGATAGGTTTGAATTAGATGAAGTAAAGCCTTCTTATGGCTTAGGACTCCGTTTTCTGGTGAACAAGGCCGAACGTGTAAATATCAGGCTGGACTATGGCTGGGGTAAAGACACCAGCGGCTTCTACCTGGAGATTACAGAGGCTTTTTAA
- a CDS encoding amino acid ABC transporter substrate-binding protein (COG0834 ABC-type amino acid transport/signal transduction systems, periplasmic component/domain) produces the protein MRLICFLLLIKLFLVLIFSGVAYGQSDTTAKAQAGRELLIGVHPQPPYIIKGENGTWDGISVRLWRAVAEDINITYRYTEIAPGDAVSLLQAEKIDLFLLGDVTAESDALVDFSHFYHTAELGVATAEIGGISSITKAFFNKRFWVITAMLSVLLLIVGSIIYLIERGHNEKQFGGDRSVLEGIGSGFWWAGVTMTTIGYGDKAPVTPLGRAVALLWMLVAMAVTAVLTASLVSVVMGSSGKGKVKVPADLRDMEIAAVEGSEAVAYLQQERIPFHKFQDLQEALNAVKKNELDAVLHSVPVLRYTINNSTNLPLQVQPVKIAPHYYAFGLKANSPLREPVNHALLRIINTPLWQQELDRFIPEKESQP, from the coding sequence ATGCGTTTAATCTGTTTTTTGCTTTTAATCAAGCTATTTTTAGTTCTTATATTTTCAGGGGTTGCTTATGGGCAATCAGATACCACTGCAAAAGCTCAAGCGGGGCGTGAGCTCTTAATTGGGGTACATCCACAACCTCCCTACATTATTAAGGGTGAGAACGGCACCTGGGATGGGATTAGTGTTCGATTATGGCGAGCTGTAGCCGAGGATATTAATATTACCTACCGCTATACTGAAATAGCCCCCGGTGATGCTGTTTCGTTGCTACAGGCGGAAAAGATAGACCTGTTTCTGCTGGGGGATGTTACTGCTGAATCTGATGCACTCGTAGATTTTAGCCATTTTTACCATACTGCTGAGCTGGGAGTTGCTACAGCGGAAATAGGGGGAATATCGTCTATTACTAAAGCTTTCTTCAACAAGCGTTTCTGGGTGATTACAGCTATGCTTTCAGTTTTGCTGCTCATTGTCGGTTCAATCATATATTTGATAGAGCGGGGCCATAATGAAAAGCAGTTCGGAGGAGACCGCTCGGTGTTGGAGGGAATTGGCTCTGGCTTTTGGTGGGCAGGGGTAACCATGACTACCATTGGCTATGGTGATAAAGCACCAGTAACTCCATTAGGGCGGGCTGTTGCATTACTTTGGATGCTGGTTGCTATGGCTGTTACGGCGGTACTTACTGCGTCACTGGTCTCGGTTGTGATGGGGAGCTCTGGTAAAGGAAAGGTTAAAGTTCCTGCTGATCTTCGTGATATGGAGATTGCTGCTGTAGAAGGTTCTGAGGCTGTTGCATATTTGCAGCAGGAGAGAATCCCTTTTCATAAGTTTCAGGACCTGCAGGAAGCGCTGAATGCAGTAAAAAAGAATGAGCTGGACGCTGTTTTACATAGTGTGCCTGTTCTGAGGTACACCATAAATAACAGCACCAATCTTCCTCTGCAGGTACAGCCTGTAAAAATAGCCCCTCATTATTATGCTTTCGGCCTGAAAGCAAACAGCCCTTTAAGAGAGCCGGTAAACCATGCGCTGCTCCGCATTATCAATACTCCCCTCTGGCAGCAGGAGCTGGATCGTTTTATACCTGAAAAGGAGAGTCAGCCCTGA
- the asnC gene encoding asparaginyl-tRNA ligase (COG0017 Aspartyl/asparaginyl-tRNA synthetases) produces MEGTKSSKRTEIVKLLQGQQTGQQVTAMGWVRNKRESKNVFFVTLNDGSSLQSLQVVTDPANTPEEVLRKISVGAALAVTGNLVASQGKGQSVELQATDIKVLGEADPEKYPLQPKKHSLEFLREIAHLRMRTNTFGAVFRIRHHLQFAVHQFFNEEGFFNLHTPIITASDAEGAGEMFQVTTLDLKNPPRTEAGEIDYKKDFFEHATNLTVSGQLEGELGATALGKIYTFGPTFRAENSNTSRHLAEFWMIEPEVAFYELDDNMDLAERMLKYVIRYALEHCSEDLEFLAQRAAEEEKQKPQNERSELGLLERLQFVLEHPFERLSYTEAIEILRNSQHNRKKKFQYLIEEWGTDLQSEHERYLVEKHFKKPVILYNYPAAIKSFYMRLNEDGKTVGAMDILFPGIGEIVGGSQREERYEELKERAKSMGIEEEAIWWYLETRRFGTVPHSGFGLGFERLMLFVTGMTNIRDVIPFPRFPGSAEF; encoded by the coding sequence GTGGAAGGAACAAAGTCTAGCAAACGCACAGAAATAGTAAAATTGCTGCAGGGCCAGCAAACCGGCCAGCAGGTAACTGCCATGGGCTGGGTACGCAATAAGCGCGAAAGCAAAAATGTATTTTTCGTAACGCTTAACGACGGCTCCTCCCTGCAAAGCCTGCAGGTGGTAACCGATCCGGCCAATACGCCGGAGGAGGTGCTGCGCAAAATTAGTGTAGGAGCAGCACTGGCTGTTACCGGTAACCTGGTAGCCTCTCAGGGCAAAGGCCAGAGCGTAGAGCTGCAGGCAACAGATATCAAGGTGCTCGGCGAAGCCGATCCTGAAAAGTACCCGCTGCAGCCTAAAAAGCATTCGCTGGAGTTTTTGCGTGAAATTGCACACCTGCGCATGCGTACCAATACTTTTGGTGCCGTGTTTCGCATACGCCATCACCTGCAGTTTGCCGTTCACCAGTTCTTTAACGAGGAGGGTTTCTTTAACCTGCATACGCCCATTATCACGGCTTCTGATGCCGAGGGTGCCGGCGAAATGTTTCAGGTAACTACCCTGGATCTGAAAAACCCGCCCCGTACAGAGGCAGGGGAGATAGATTATAAAAAAGATTTCTTTGAGCATGCTACCAACCTTACCGTAAGCGGACAACTGGAAGGAGAGCTTGGAGCCACAGCACTGGGCAAGATCTATACCTTTGGCCCTACCTTCAGGGCAGAAAACTCAAATACCAGCCGCCACCTGGCAGAGTTCTGGATGATTGAGCCCGAGGTAGCCTTTTACGAGCTGGATGATAACATGGACCTGGCCGAACGCATGCTGAAGTATGTGATCCGCTATGCCCTGGAGCACTGCAGCGAAGACCTTGAGTTCTTAGCACAGCGCGCCGCCGAAGAAGAAAAGCAAAAACCCCAGAACGAGCGCAGTGAACTGGGACTGCTGGAGCGCCTGCAGTTTGTGCTGGAGCATCCCTTTGAGCGCCTAAGCTATACAGAGGCTATTGAAATACTGCGTAATTCGCAGCACAACCGTAAAAAGAAATTCCAGTACCTTATAGAAGAATGGGGAACCGACCTGCAGAGTGAGCACGAGCGCTACCTGGTAGAGAAGCACTTTAAAAAGCCGGTGATTCTCTACAACTACCCGGCTGCCATTAAGTCATTTTATATGCGCCTGAACGAAGACGGTAAAACTGTAGGCGCCATGGATATTCTCTTTCCCGGTATTGGCGAGATAGTGGGCGGTTCGCAGCGGGAAGAACGTTATGAAGAATTAAAAGAACGTGCAAAATCCATGGGAATTGAGGAGGAAGCCATTTGGTGGTACCTGGAAACCCGCAGGTTTGGTACTGTTCCACACAGCGGCTTTGGGCTTGGCTTTGAACGCCTCATGCTCTTCGTTACCGGCATGACCAATATTCGCGATGTGATTCCCTTCCCACGCTTCCCAGGCAGTGCGGAGTTTTAG
- a CDS encoding RNA polymerase, sigma 54 subunit, RpoN (COG1508 DNA-directed RNA polymerase specialized sigma subunit, sigma54 homolog) has product MQKLNLSQTLTQKLSPQQIQFIKLLQVPTAELDTRIEEELESNPALEEGPDDSYEEPATAADEDDFGSDTDEERYGEDLDVSEYLRDDDYAGYKMQGDGPSDEEERDMPLAAGSTLTEQLMSNLGFLGLDERQEAIAKQLVGSIEPDGYIRRELDAIANDLAFSQNIRTDEEELERILHLIQEFDPPGIAARDLRECLLLQLRRKEPTEAVMLATRLIDDHFEEFTKKHYKKILKRLGLESEEELKSAIDVITRLNPKPGGAAAGSNVRSQYLIPDFIITNNNGKLELTLNGRNAPDLRISRSYADMLDAYDKSNKKDKKLKETVSFVKQKLDSARWFIDAIRQRQHTLLNVMGAIMDYQYEYFLEGDETKLRPMILKDIADRVGMDISTISRVASSKSVQTEFGVLPLKYFFSEGISTESGEDVSSREVKQVLKDMIDGENKKKPLSDDKLEKMLNEKGYQIARRTVAKYREQLGIPVARLRKEL; this is encoded by the coding sequence ATGCAAAAACTGAATCTTAGCCAAACGCTCACCCAAAAGCTGTCGCCCCAGCAGATACAGTTTATTAAGCTGCTGCAGGTGCCAACTGCTGAGCTGGATACCCGTATTGAGGAAGAACTCGAGAGCAACCCTGCCCTTGAAGAGGGCCCTGACGATTCTTACGAAGAGCCCGCGACGGCAGCCGATGAGGATGACTTTGGCAGTGATACGGATGAAGAACGCTATGGAGAAGATTTGGATGTAAGCGAATACCTGCGCGACGATGACTACGCCGGCTATAAAATGCAGGGCGATGGCCCCTCTGACGAGGAAGAGCGTGATATGCCGCTTGCTGCCGGCAGTACGCTTACGGAACAGCTGATGTCCAACCTGGGTTTTCTGGGTCTGGATGAGCGCCAGGAGGCCATAGCCAAGCAGCTGGTGGGGAGCATTGAGCCCGATGGTTACATCAGGCGGGAGCTGGATGCCATTGCCAACGACCTGGCCTTTTCCCAGAACATCCGTACCGACGAGGAGGAGCTGGAGCGTATTTTACACCTGATCCAGGAGTTTGACCCTCCCGGCATTGCAGCCCGCGATCTGCGGGAGTGCCTGCTGCTGCAGCTGCGCCGCAAGGAACCTACCGAAGCTGTTATGCTGGCCACGCGCCTTATTGATGACCACTTCGAAGAGTTTACCAAAAAGCACTATAAAAAAATATTGAAGCGGCTGGGGCTCGAATCTGAAGAAGAGCTGAAATCTGCCATCGACGTAATTACGCGCCTGAACCCTAAGCCCGGTGGTGCGGCGGCAGGCTCCAACGTTCGCTCTCAGTACCTTATTCCCGATTTTATCATCACCAATAATAATGGCAAGCTGGAGCTTACGCTCAATGGCCGTAATGCGCCAGATCTGCGCATAAGCCGCTCCTATGCCGATATGCTCGATGCCTACGATAAGAGCAATAAAAAAGACAAGAAGCTAAAGGAAACGGTAAGCTTTGTAAAGCAAAAGCTCGACTCTGCCCGCTGGTTTATTGATGCCATTCGGCAGCGGCAGCATACGCTGCTGAACGTAATGGGTGCCATTATGGATTACCAGTATGAATATTTTCTGGAGGGCGATGAAACCAAACTGCGCCCCATGATCCTTAAAGATATAGCCGATCGTGTGGGCATGGACATCAGCACCATCTCGCGTGTGGCAAGCAGCAAGTCTGTGCAGACCGAGTTTGGGGTACTCCCCCTGAAGTATTTCTTCTCCGAAGGTATCTCTACAGAATCTGGCGAGGATGTGAGCAGCCGTGAAGTTAAGCAGGTATTGAAGGACATGATCGACGGGGAAAATAAGAAAAAGCCACTCTCTGACGATAAGCTGGAAAAAATGTTAAATGAAAAAGGGTACCAGATTGCTCGCCGAACCGTTGCAAAATACAGGGAGCAACTGGGCATTCCTGTTGCCCGCCTTCGTAAAGAACTCTAA
- a CDS encoding hypothetical protein (COG0671 Membrane-associated phospholipid phosphatase) produces MAETGTSDTSMSDTGMYKNSSHGNEDPLTSVAWALSLLMHPLSQPSLMFGLVLLFAPDLVLAGNLEIRWQLMALLFLATFALPALVVLTLRLFGNIPSLTMTRREDRRIPFLFVSAIYLIITLFFYKVFPQIPFIILGLMSITACLLVLTAVSLFWKISAHGIAAGGVTGFMAGLVVHYHNPELIYPLTLLLILSGAVMWARLHLNHHTPPEVWAGWFTGFSICTGMVLLLYPLL; encoded by the coding sequence ATGGCGGAAACCGGCACGTCTGATACCAGCATGTCCGATACCGGCATGTACAAAAACAGCTCCCACGGTAATGAGGATCCGCTAACATCTGTAGCCTGGGCGCTCTCGTTACTGATGCACCCCCTGTCACAGCCCTCCCTGATGTTTGGGCTGGTGCTACTTTTTGCCCCTGATCTTGTGCTTGCCGGAAACCTGGAAATCCGCTGGCAGCTGATGGCCCTGCTTTTTCTGGCTACCTTTGCGCTGCCTGCTTTGGTAGTGCTTACCCTTAGGTTGTTTGGCAACATCCCCAGCCTTACCATGACCCGCCGGGAAGACAGACGCATTCCTTTCCTGTTCGTCTCGGCTATTTACCTGATTATTACGCTTTTCTTTTATAAGGTATTTCCACAGATCCCTTTTATTATTCTGGGCCTGATGAGCATCACCGCCTGTTTGCTGGTACTCACGGCAGTGAGCCTTTTCTGGAAGATTAGTGCCCATGGCATTGCAGCCGGTGGTGTTACCGGCTTTATGGCGGGCCTGGTAGTGCATTACCATAACCCGGAGCTCATCTATCCTCTCACCCTGCTGTTAATCTTATCGGGAGCTGTTATGTGGGCGCGGCTGCACCTGAACCACCACACACCGCCGGAAGTGTGGGCAGGCTGGTTTACCGGCTTTAGTATTTGCACAGGCATGGTGCTGCTGCTGTACCCCCTGCTATAA
- a CDS encoding enoyl-CoA hydratase/isomerase (COG1024 Enoyl-CoA hydratase/carnithine racemase), with the protein MYQFLKYQKEGGVVRLGMNRPEVYNAFNNELTYELQDAFKQIRRDAEVRVVVLTGEGKAFGSGQDLKASQADPDRSFLDSVRKRYNPLIKAMRELPKPVICRLNGVAAGAGCSVALACDIIVASELATLIEIFINIGLVPDSGSSYFIPRLVSPARAFELCTMGNKLTARQAYEWGMINKVVPHEQLDSAVQEYVDYYATAPTKAIGMIKKMLNKSQTASLDEMLEYEAYCQEIAGNSADHKEGVTAFLEKRKPQYQGK; encoded by the coding sequence ATGTATCAATTTTTGAAATACCAGAAAGAAGGAGGTGTTGTAAGGCTTGGCATGAACAGGCCCGAAGTATACAATGCCTTCAATAATGAGCTTACCTACGAGCTTCAGGATGCCTTTAAGCAAATTCGCCGCGATGCCGAAGTGCGCGTGGTGGTACTTACCGGAGAAGGTAAAGCCTTTGGATCAGGGCAGGATTTAAAAGCTTCACAGGCCGATCCTGACCGCAGTTTTCTGGATTCGGTACGCAAACGTTATAATCCGCTAATCAAGGCCATGCGGGAACTTCCCAAGCCTGTAATCTGCCGCCTCAACGGTGTTGCAGCAGGCGCCGGGTGCTCGGTAGCACTTGCATGCGATATTATTGTTGCCTCGGAACTGGCTACACTCATCGAAATCTTCATCAACATTGGCCTGGTACCCGACAGCGGCTCCAGCTACTTTATTCCCAGGCTGGTAAGTCCGGCCAGGGCTTTTGAGCTTTGCACCATGGGCAATAAGCTTACTGCCCGCCAGGCATACGAATGGGGCATGATCAACAAAGTGGTACCTCATGAGCAGCTTGACAGCGCCGTGCAGGAATACGTGGATTACTATGCAACCGCCCCCACTAAAGCCATTGGTATGATCAAGAAAATGCTTAATAAATCTCAAACTGCCTCCCTGGATGAAATGCTGGAGTACGAAGCATACTGCCAGGAGATTGCCGGTAATTCTGCCGACCATAAAGAAGGTGTTACCGCCTTCCTGGAAAAAAGAAAGCCCCAGTATCAGGGAAAATAA
- a CDS encoding type I restriction-modification system DNA methylase, with the protein MSKKTPPAAKPKANIDFEKEFWDAAYELSGTAAENQYKDYVLIRGAKRKNHNQ; encoded by the coding sequence ATGTCGAAAAAGACTCCTCCGGCCGCCAAACCCAAGGCCAATATAGATTTTGAAAAAGAATTTTGGGATGCCGCCTACGAACTGAGTGGCACTGCAGCTGAAAACCAGTACAAAGATTACGTACTAATTAGAGGTGCTAAGAGAAAAAATCACAATCAATGA
- a CDS encoding nucleic acid-binding protein, contains PIN domain, translated as MKRFLLDTNICLAYIRGHALYKQVENQLGLSNEDAIVLISVVTKAELMALGMKRGWERKKLAQLDLLLRKLIILDISESDEALIQAYAEIDAFSQGKLKTLPLGGSAKNMGKNDLWIAASARVAAATLVTADGDFDHLNDVWFQVYKF; from the coding sequence ATGAAGCGATTTCTCTTGGACACAAATATATGCCTTGCTTATATCAGGGGGCACGCCTTGTATAAGCAGGTCGAAAACCAGTTGGGATTAAGTAATGAGGATGCTATTGTGTTGATTTCTGTGGTGACGAAAGCCGAGTTGATGGCTTTGGGGATGAAAAGAGGCTGGGAAAGAAAAAAATTGGCCCAATTAGATCTGCTGCTCCGAAAGCTGATCATCCTTGACATCAGCGAATCAGATGAAGCCCTCATCCAGGCCTATGCAGAAATTGATGCTTTCAGCCAGGGAAAGCTGAAGACATTACCGCTAGGGGGCTCTGCTAAAAATATGGGTAAAAATGATCTATGGATTGCTGCTTCTGCGCGTGTTGCAGCGGCTACCTTGGTCACTGCCGATGGAGATTTTGATCATTTGAATGATGTGTGGTTCCAAGTATATAAATTCTGA
- a CDS encoding excisionase family DNA binding domain-containing protein — protein MYPNEHIPNPFQMLLERLFIIERKVDALSTEKRSVLDETVKDELLTVREAADYLRISTSTLYGLTSKCQVPFMKQGKRLYFKKENLRAWLESSSQQPASEEQRQQQVMKYLRPLRGRR, from the coding sequence ATGTATCCAAACGAACACATACCCAACCCATTTCAGATGCTTCTTGAGAGGCTCTTCATCATTGAGCGCAAAGTAGATGCACTATCCACTGAAAAAAGATCTGTGCTGGATGAAACTGTAAAAGATGAGCTGCTGACAGTTCGTGAGGCAGCCGATTACTTGCGGATCTCCACCTCTACCCTGTACGGCTTAACATCCAAATGCCAGGTACCATTTATGAAGCAGGGAAAGCGGCTTTATTTTAAAAAGGAAAATTTACGGGCATGGCTGGAAAGTAGTAGTCAGCAGCCTGCTTCAGAAGAACAGCGGCAACAACAGGTAATGAAATACCTACGACCACTTCGCGGAAGAAGATAA